The Ostrinia nubilalis chromosome 27, ilOstNubi1.1, whole genome shotgun sequence genomic interval tcaaaagtactgtaaacagatgacaataatgctctttcatacaggttcgttattccttacatttccagctctctaccttaataacttttacgtctttacgatagtaaaagtaattaggtattaaaataaaacttaacttacttaataccgcaaactgaacacctagaaataacacactggcaaactcttgttccttcactttcgataggagataagacaagattttgtttttaaactcgattgatttcagtacctaaacaaaatttcatatcttaaaagaaaatttcatatctttcatttggagcggtgacttgtaattgaatacaataataccacTGCCTTGCGCGCGGCACGGACATCGGGCTCGCACGGAATAGGTACTTCcccatcttcgtgtttcgggcgtcatcgggcggccggcgctcaatcgtggatcatcgattttctctgttcatcagtccgattttgctatccacgcagagaggccgcgcgcacgctccgcgaaatctagctcgtatttagaatacctagtactcaatcgctattttcttatttcttgccttgtaacttcaacttttctcttcctctctgcttgataactgttttctagtacttattacttcctactaccgtaataacgtaatttcatttctatcggcgtttaatttaaataccctgaacgaatgttagttaggttcaggttagacttccattcttcataacttacataaaataattcatcatcatgttcgggattattttaaatgaatgtaatttcattacacgaaataactaccaaaatttattgatattcttatcgttttaataataacgattagtaattaaagatctacaaatcatttgcatttgagtgttttgaaagcttgctttaagagcattaatgataggacgaatctttagttcacaaagattaaacaaagtatttttcccgccgctcattcgttgatagacttcctgtactaaactgacgaaattaaacttttctgatgttaaaaattacgtaaagtagttgaaaatgaagaataacgataactaccgattcacgacgacattcgatggacgtatttcatcgaatgcacttttctaattgcaaatttgcgatttttgattgttttctcgtgcggttttgagtatttagtgtgtgaaagtgtgatagtgagtgtaataatagtgagtgagtgttaggaagatgccaaaccatacgtacagtgctcgtgagtacgtaaacatggtttactgttacgggagggcacgtggaaacgcatctgaagtcgcatcggtgagtaggtacctagttctaaacttaaaggaatgtgttttttttaatgtagggagtaaataatctggtaattttgtgtacaaaatactcccgcgattgcggtaggtagtggcggaaagcgcgtaggtacgctccaatacacacacacacacacacacacacataggaaacagcaaactaatttaaaacgaactttaactttagttagtcaaacaaaaatacctatttacactacctattttacgtggcttccttcagtagactatcagacatgataagcgagcgatccgcgtagctcgatgggtgccgcagttgaaacgtattgcagtattacgagccacagtacagttgatgtcgcacggaaaatattcgctaaaaattctactttagtttgtaatttttttttggtggataatgcgtttatataagtcataatagatcacctaaataaatatggcgaggattgaaatcaacaccctgtatattttcaaGTCAATGTAACGAAACATTTCATTTTTGACAATTTTCTCGTCATAATATCAATGATGACCACGACTATTAGTATTATTGTTaagaataaaaactaaacttttaCATTACAACACTTGGGTCCACTGTCCAGGCAGGATTGGGGGAGAGCTCGTtgaaactgaaaaagaaaaacgcATTTGTGTAACATGCAGTAGCGATAAATTAGAGAGAACACATAAGGTTTGAACATTTGTGTTCGCATACGCAATAACCAATcggaactaatattacaaaagaGGTAAGTCCATGCTCAACTTCGAActcttactttattttaatttttataatcaaaaaATCCTCTGTTGTTATACAACGGATTTAGCGACATCTATTTAAATATGCAACtgtaaagcgccatctatgcTTCTTTACCTTTTCTTTGTTGAACTACTTTATACCGGAGTCGGGACAAGCGAATTTATACAATGAAccatagatggcgctacatCTGTGCGTGCTGCTATCGCTCGGTCCGCACTCAGCCATTACAATACGAGACTCGACACAATACCTACTGCGTGTGAGAAAATACAAATACCAATACCGTCTCCAAATTTTTCTTCCCAACATCCTCATTAAGACTACAACAGAGATCAGCGTACCTACATAACTTGTCTAattttgaaccaaaatggcagcCAGTTTGTAGCCATTTTTGTTGCACAATAATGCGTTGAAGCTACCgtattagcttgatgtgctgtctcgTCTGAACCTATTCCAAATGTGTGAAGTCTCATTTGtacagatcgtttcatccacgaagccgcgccccaccaatttttggtctcggtcgcgcggggtgcggggaatttgatccgagcaatccgtaaggcattatTGAAGTGTGCGTGTGCGCTCATGGATGATTttgcgtgtaccgataacactcaaagtCAAACAtcagcggaagaatggtggggcgcgtcttcgtggatgaaacgatgtataccagtggttcccaaagttgtctgggctacgactcatttaatacaagttcccaaactcgggacccacctataggaaatttcgcccgccgcccagcggttggatcggtaggatgatgtgtcgttctacaggcagggccaACTCGATGTTCGCTCACGTTCGATGACCCAGAGGTGGGTCGCgattcatatacagggtgttaggtaaatgggtatatgagccgacactagcctatgttaacatggtcatataaatggtatggtgaagtcagaaatttgatatcatcattttaatttttttaattttcatactgaataaattttataaaatccgatttgtatgaaaaataaaataattaaaatgaagatataaattttctgacttcaccataccatttatatgaccatgttaacatgggctagtgtcagctcatatacccatttacctaacaccctgtatacaatgtTTTCTCTCACCTGTTGACCAGGAGTTGCGcgagcgcggggtgcgggcagCGGATGGCGCGCTCCCTCGCGTCCAGGGTTGTCACCGCGTCGGTGGTGGGGCTGTACAGGCGCAGCGCCAGCCCTGCCTCCAGCAGCAGCATGCCCGACGCCGCGTCCGTCAGCGCCGTCAGCACCTGGCCGGACACCTCATTTAatatcggttttctacaggtTCACCTTCGGGGAATGTGCGAAAGAACGCTGCTTCGAGAAAGATCTCGAAGACTTACtagaataggcacttacagggcagacatgtaccatcctagactgcatcccacttaacatcaggtgcgattgtggtcaaatacctgccttgttatgcataaaaaataaataaaaaaaaagactatAATTCGGCCCTTTCAAGGTGAGAGGAATTAAACGCTTAAAGGGCAGATATGTAGcgtcctagactgcatcccacttgaTACCAGGTGCGACTATGATCGAACACCTGCCTTGTTATagtataagatcccgctatacaaggaccttcaccgagatgcttatttgatgaaacatattttatattcaatttaacatgtcaataattatattgattaatggttgcctaataaatttcagtccacgatatgattaattaatcattaaaaaaagattttttttttaatatttcatcggtttgactattaaacaaactccataccaatcgaaagtatgaagcccatagaatatgcaaacgttaggttgcctattcttttccagtcataactctcgggttgccaggtataaacaggtaaattgatagagcattttgtaccggtctgataatttaatcaaatttaaatgaaaataaagattatttcattatgaacacggtggtatagggttgcctgcgaaaaatcagtcctgaatgacggttgtcgaattttgtaaagtgaaattaaaactgaaaggtgtcatttttcgagtagttggcaacatttgggaaagacgagttgtatgaggcgtttgtgtgtcttgtcaagaggtgtcgcttgggtgaagaaatttctccagtgttgccatgctttgggagatttggtccaaaaatgtcgaaagtggaaataacgacttacggtcaaaaatttggatgacgcctcctgcaaaagggtcgtgcaaatgatatttgaccattttcatctcgatcacctggcaacactggcagctacggggaaaagtattttttttcgacatgggtgtctttaaagttaaggacggacagaaggagatatggcagaaaaaatccaaaaatggggtttggtcggttatacgacccagattatgggaaaaatccgaaaattcagaaaatcaagatggcgaccgagtgagcggtcattttgtaaaaagtttcagatttctaatttttaaatgcattttttgggcagttggcaacatttgggaaagtcgagttgtatagagcgattacgtagtttgctaaggagtatcgtttggaaaaacaacattttccagtgttggcatactttgaaagatttggtcaaaacatgtaaaaaatggaaataacgacttttggtccaaaagttggatgacgcctcctgcaaataggtcaaactaatgacatttgactatttttatctcgattacctggcaacactggcagttacgggtcacaaaattttgggacttgggtggttttaaggaattgtttcacgggattggtcaagttagaaaaaaagtaaaaatgggtttcggcgaaaatggtctagattaagcgaaaaatgcaataagtatggcaacactggaaaatgttgtttttccaaacgatacctACTCCtcagcaaactacgtaatcgctctatacaactcgactttcccaaatgttgccaactgcccaaaaaatgcatttgaaaaatcagaaatctgaaactttttacaaattggccgctcactcggtcgccatcttgattttctgaattttcggatttttcccataatctggatcgtataaccgaccaaaccccatttttggattttttctgccatatctccttctgtccgtccttaactttaaagacacccatgtcgaaaaaaatacttttccccgtagctgccagtgttgccaggtgatcgagatgaaaatggtcaaatatcatttgcacgacccttttgcaggaggcgtcatccaaatttttgacccgAAGTCCTTATTTCCACTTtagacatttttggaccaaatctcccaaagcatggcaacactggagaaatttcttcacccaagcgacacctcttgacaagacacacaaacgtctcatacaactcgtctttcccaaatgttgccaactactcgaaaaatgtcacctttcagttttaatttcactttacaaaattcgacaaccgtcattcaggactgatttttcgcaggcaaccctataccaccgtgttcataatgaaataatctttattttcatttaaatttgattaaattatcagaccggtgcaaaatgctctatcaatgtacctgtttatacctggcaacccgagagttatgactggaaaagaataggcaacctaacgtttgcatattctatgggcttcatactttcgattggtatggagtttgtttaatagtcaaaccgatgaaatatttaaaaaaaaatatttttttaatgattaattaatcatatcctggactgaaatttattaggcaacccttaagcaatataattattgacatgttaaattgaatataaaatatgtttcatcaaataagcatctcggtgaaggtctttgtatagcgggatcttagactattataaaaaaaaaatatacgcaCACATCGCCATCGGTAACTCGTTTACCTCCTTACTAATAGAAAGTTACACGATCGTTCACCTAGCTTAATTTTCCAGATAAATTGAGTCGACTAAAGCGGTCGCCTTTGTTTACCTCGGAATTAATTCACTCAGGCAAACAGATGCGAAAACCTGGGTGAATCAATTCCTAGTTGAACTTAGTTTAGGCGAATCGATTCACCTGGGTGAGAAAAAATGGTTCCAATGTCAAATGAGGACGCAAAATGGAATAATCCTTTGAATTTGAAAActgttgtttaaaattaaatgtccatacaaaattttaaacAAGTGTTTAAAGTCCGTGTAACTTATAAGTAAGGGGGTAAAACTCAATTACACAGGTGGGGGTCAACGTTCGCTCGTTTAATATTAACGTCGCGTCTCTCGATATCCAAAGGAAAAGTAGAAGTGCTATACGGCAAACTACAGGGAACCAGGTTCTGGTTCAGGAATTCTAGTGGTCAACAGAACATCAATTTGAACCTAATGCTATGAAGATACGGTTTAATGAACGTATTGTTTTCCTAAGCTTAAATAACGAAGATTTATATGAAATAATAACTCACCGACGCGTACACTGGCAGGTCGCACGACAGCTTCTTGTAGAGTTTCGAGTCGGCCAGCACGTCCTCCGCGTAGACCGAAGTGTCCTTGTTCGGCGCAGACGTGTCCGGTGCGGACGCGTCCGGCGCCGCCGTGTCCGGCTCGGACGCGTCCGGGGCCGGCGCGTCCGGAGCGCGCGCAAAATCGCGCACTTTGATGCGCGCCTTCTCGAAGTGGACCGGCACCGGCCGGTTGTACGTCTTGCAGTTGATCACGTAGTACCTGCCACAACACGGAGGAAACGTTATTGCAATCGACTGATCACCTCTAGGACTCGAATCGATAGGATAGTAGCTATATAaacttaaccgcctctgtggtctagtggtaagaccacttATTTCAGTCGCAGaggttccgggttcgattccatCAATATTGATTATTATCTATTCTATAGTCTCGGTAGATGGTGCTGTTTAacactcatagtaatgtttgtgaaaacgggcgtaagtTATGGCATACAAGACGGGTAGAGAGTTGATAAGTATCAGCTACCCGCTAaaaaccagcttcgtgacttgacGACTTGTGTAATGTCACGAtttttgctgagcgggcgccttttcagcatcatcatcatcatttcagccacagaatgtccactgctgtacaaaggcttcccccaatgacttccacatcgcacggttggtagcggcctgcatccagcgccttcctgctacctttaccacccacaaggtggaccgacgtcctgataaaggtagcaggcaacgtcccacgctgcgttttccggtacgtggcctccactccagaaccttggtgACCCATCGGCCGCCTCTACAGCATGCCTCAATGAACGCGAAGGCAGCAGCGACACGTGGCGCGCCGGCTCCCGGgccacagtgtgttatgggactgtataaacggacattctcattgatttgatgaaacgtatagagctcagttatacaaacatgatagtaaaactcccgtttgaaaattccaagtagttttcgcggtatagaaattcaaagttacctatttttttacttcaaaattatgcaaaaatattctcactcgttaactaataacatttaattcagaattgttataatacttcatagagctcttaaaactacacgtaataagcgtattaagtgcttcgtaaacgcattcagttaattaggaaaaatgattttagtgatttttgtttttattttttttctcaattataccttaaatatgcaaacatttttaattgcaagatatagtctgatatttaatctaattgtattaataaaatcagctttaaactccgtgatatatttgagaaaaaacataaaacgtcttaataaaatttttacgagtctagggtcgacaattttggaaggaataattcatgtctaaaaagtttcaaatcccgcctgttatgtgcatagtgttgaaggttctaaaaagtcacattcacattgtttttaaccgacttcaaaaaaaggaggaggttctcaagtcgagtcttttttcttttttaacactcttatattaacttaagttgtatgtaagtaactaactaaaaaagtatgtaaacaaatctaggaagtcgaatttatcctacctttaataattttctcatcgatttgaaacctatgtaaatcgaatgtcaatacaataatttggtacaatcgagctgatgatatttaaacatccaaaagaaatattgctattaaaaagtgatgggaaatttacaattctatatagcgcatattttcaatttgattttcctcaaatatatcacggaatttaaagctgattttttttatacaagtagattaaatatcagactatatcttgcaattaaaaatgtttgcatatattaaggtataattgagaaaaaaaataaaaacaaaaatcactaaaatcatttttcccaattaactgaatgcgtttacgaagcacttaatacgcttattacgtgtagttttaagagctctatgaagtattataacaattctgaattaaatgttattagttaacgagtgagaatatttttgcataatttagaagtaaaaaaataggtaactttgaatttgtataccgcgaaaactacttggaaatttcaaacgggagttttactatcatgtttgtataactgagctctatacggttcatcaaataaatgagaatgtccgattatacagtctcataacatactgtgcgggctaaagtctgttcgccgagagttgataaaaaaaattaaatatcagaggttctaaactcattataaattgcggcccgctaattatttttgtcgatataatgaaaaagttggtagattatcAATATTATCTCTTTTAAATTTACGGGAATTATTCCGGTTAGGGCATACGGGATACGGATCAAATACGTGGCGTCCATGTGTtggataaaaagtatttcattgTTATCAAGTGGCTTATAGTGTATCCCAATGTTGGGCAAAAGCCCTACCCACTGTCATACCATTCATTTCGGTCTTatatgtaaaataaatctattccgtttcacacattgcgacccgccggccggggcgcttgacgacagctgcgtggctcgtaccatggtactcagtgcgcattgtgacaaacgacgcccgccatacagaatgcgataattaagcgacagtcgctattgcaagacatttcataatatttatcaactctcggcgaacagactttagtgTCGTACCGGATGTGGTGGCAGGCGACGGCGGCGTCCGTAAGCACGAGCCGGCCGGCGGGCGCCCACAGCGGCCGGCGCCGGTCGAGCCGCAGCAGCGACACGTGGCGCCGGTCCCGGGCTAGTGTCGTACCGGATGTGGTGGCAGGCGACGGCGGCGTCCGTCAGCACGAGCCGGCCGGCGGGCGCCCACAGCGGCCGGCGCCGGTCGAGCCGCAGCAGCGACACGTGGCGCCGGTCCCGGGCTAGTGTCGTACCGGATGTGGTGGCAGGCGACGGCGGCGTCCGTCAGCACGAGCCGGCCGGCGGGCGCCCACAGCGGCCGGCGCCGGTCGAGCCGCAGCAGCGACACGTGGCGCCGGTCCCGGGCTAGTGTCGTACCGGATGTGGTGGCAGGCGACGGCGGCGTCCGTCAGCACGAGCCGGCCGGCGGGCGCCCACAGCGGCCGGCGCCGGTCGAGCCGCAGCAGCGACACGTGGCGCCGGTCCCGGGCTAGTGTCGTACCGGATGTGGTGGCAGGCGACGGCGGCGTCCGTCAGCACGAGCCGGCCGGCGGGCGCCCACAGCGGCCGGCGCCGGTCGAGCCGCAGCAGCGACACGTGGCGCCGGTCCCGGGCTAGTGTCGTACCGGATGTGGTGGCAGGCGACGGCGGCGTCCGTCAGCACGAGCCGGCCGGCGGGCGCCCACAGCGGCCGGCGCCGGTCGAGCCGCAGCAGCGACACGTGGCGCCGGTCCCGGGCTAGTGTCGTACCGGATGTGGTGGCAGGCGACGGCGGCGTCCGTCAGCACGAGCCGGCCGGCGGGCGCCCACAGCGGCCGGCGCCGGTCGAGCCGCAGCAGCGACACGTGGCGCCGGTCCCGGGCTAGTGTCGTACCGGATGTGGTGGCAGGCGACGGCGGCGTCCGTCAGCACGAGCCGGCCGGCGGGCGCCCACAGCGGCCGGCGCCGGTCGAGCCGCAGCAGCGACACGTGGCGCCGGTCCCGGGCTAGTGTCGTACCGGATGTGGTGGCAGGCGACGGCGGCGTCCGTCAGCACGAGCCGGCCGGCGGGCGCCCACAGCGGCCGGCGCCGGTCGAGCCGCAGCAGCGACACGTGGCGCCGGTCCCGGGCTAGTGTCGTACCGGATGTGGTGGCAGGCGACGGCGGCGTCCGTCAGCACGAGCCGGCCGGCGGGCGCCCACAGCGGCCGGCGCCGGTCGAGCCGCAGCAGCGACACGTGGCGCCGGTCCCGGGCTAGTGTCGTACCGGATGTGGTGGCAGGCGACGGCGGCGTCCGTCAGCACGAGCCGGCCGGCGGGCGCCCACAGCGGCCGGCGCCGGTCGAGCCGCAGCAGCGACACGTGGCGCCGGTCCCGGGCTAGTGTCGTACCGGATGTGGTGGCAGGCGACGGCGGCGTCCGTCAGCACGAGCCGGCCGGCGGGCGCCCACAGCGGCCGGCGCTGGTCGAGCCGCAGCAGCGCGAAGGCGGCGCCGCGCGCGAAGGAGGACACGTGGCGCGCCGGCTCCCGCGCTAACGCCGACGGCATCAGGAACTGCACGCGCGCCGCCGGTACTACaatcataattaaaaaatatttcaatgtcatgtttttttatttgtgtacgCGCCAGTATTAAAACTCAaacaattcaaactcatgtcacactattctccATCACTCactctgacagtccttttccctTCCcctcccttccaccttcagtctagctctcgcatcgcaacgcgccgcatcgcctacctatctgggcgttaatactaaataaatattctaaacAAACCAACTCAAATAACTCCTCTCGTACGCTAAAACCAACCCATAAAAAGTCCAGTGTATTTGTGAAGTGAAATAAGAAAGAAACGACCGAGCTTGGACCGTCTTGTGGAGTCTGCTATAAATCGAAAGTATCCCAATCCTCTCAAAAATCTCCTACAATTTGTATAGACAGACTATtagcggccgtccgcgacttcgtacgcgtggatcccgttttacccctttaatagtttaattttgcaaaatgtcgtcttagtgagcacctacgctctaaaaggaacccccatacaaaatatgagactcctagcacttgtagtttctgagatttcgtgatgagtgagcaaTTCAGTGACCTATCGcttttaatttgtattgcacaaattactaaattttataatcccgttagcccctcgatGTTAGGGAAAAACgacatgtatttttcactttttgtgAGATAAAACGCGCCAAAattcaaaagaagaggcccgtgacatCAAGAAGTGGCTTAAAACTGTAGCACTTTCTGACGTTGTGGTTGCGTTGCGGTCAGGAATAGCAGAAAGAGATGTAGAAGAACAATCAGTCGCCATATTAgcaaatacagtaaaaaatatatacaacGGATGGAATTTATTTCGctgcagttatttgaccacaatcgcacctggtgttaagtgggatgcagtctaggatggtacatatctgccctgtaagtgcctattcactttcgccttgaaaaggcccggaaaCTACAAATCATTGACTTACTTTTCTTCGTCCGGATGATGATCTTCTTGGGCGGCGCGGAGGTGATGACgcagtcgtcgtcgtcgtcatcGACGGGCGCGCTGGGCGCCGCGGCCGCGTGGCTGACGGCGGCCATGTTGAAAAGCGCGGGCGCTATTCTGCGGAAATCGTCGGTGCTCTTCGACGACGACGGCAGCTCGTCGAAGATCCTCGGCGACCGCGCTCGTTCACTCGTCGACGGTTCCTCGTCGGGTTTCGGAAGCGATCTCTCCTCATCGTCTTTGACGACTTCCGTGACCCCCCCTCCACACAGCAGAGACAGATTCTTCACCATCTGCTGCCTGAAGTCCTCGCGGAAGATCGTCTGCCCTTCGGTCTTCGCTCGAGGCTCAGTGATTTCAGGGGTCGGGTCGGCGGGCTGCGCCTGCGGCGTTTGCAGGTCGACCGCCACCGGTACGATGGCCATGGTCGGGGCCGAGCGGACGGCGCTGGTGCTGGGCTCCTGGTAGATCATGTAGTAGCTGCTGCCGGTGTCTGGGAGCGGCACGAGCGGCGGCACCAGCAGCGTCGAGCCCACCACCACGATCTGGTTCTGAGGCGGCGCTTGACTGGCCACGTGCGTTATTATCGGGTTCAAAGGGAGCGGGGATACGGACTCGACGGATGCCGCGATCGGAGTTGGTTCCTGACTAGAAACGCTTTGAGACTCTTCAGCCGGCGCTGCGCTGGCGGCTGCGTTGGCGGTTGCGTTGGCGGTTGCGTTGGCGGTTGCGTTGGCGGTTGCGATGGCAGTTGCGTTGGCGGTTGCATTGTCGCTGCTGTGAAGCGCATTGGACTCGTCTCCGGCTTTTTTTTTAGCCTCGTCGAGGGCGTAGGTGTGGTCGGCCGCTCTCTTCTTGCTTTTGTCCTTGCCGCTCCCGCGCAGCTCGAAGAACCTCCTGTGCGAATTCTTCTGCCTCATCCACTCCTTGTAATCGTTATTCTTTTGTTGCTTTTCTTTGTTCTGTTGTTCCGCTTCAATTTCTTTGTCAtcgtttttgttttgttgttgctCCGCTTCgacatcttttttat includes:
- the LOC135084823 gene encoding uncharacterized protein LOC135084823 — translated: MRLTTAIEEPPPPVKPEPVATPARPKQTHTSQRTNTNDKTTQQTQDVFQSLVQNIKDDLLDSQSSMSDSLSALESIDPRLASTSIIFESDSDMETKSPEMDTEDDCQIIENTVEICELSDSGDELDLKTEDCVNNSEVKCENNSEITKTEDVEESSKDAMNDDPKLKMIPCVTLVRWDGRAQSVRSERPQTLIQEDISGLNEVETDKGSVPESDAPQDRLTRPWGYKGPLQGRVEDLRWLCTPVSIFVEKLPKEVLNNVDAEDEGADAPDGCDAPDGSDGPDGSDAGDSPARPVQLPDLEQVRRRHQRQLVAQVAPLQHDAEAKTPSRTSERTDSLESSIGSNKSNSPLLEDFGLFTQLPKEEDSDDLLSEEQLHMMLNQSQPSAPERISYCCLARRDRAYNEARHRHRLIATTTRLLQEKDIHDAKHGGPPYGCGCCCLHLLALAPPRLAQRQHELLKSVEALLRRKDNPPEKAHSSNSEQSKRPRGSRSSTEDERLVIDIAEVEKQTPVSRKRSKSVAESKKKRPKSKAGKRRKKIKKTNKKDINVEQNKKDVEAEQQQNKNDDKEIEAEQQNKEKQQKNNDYKEWMRQKNSHRRFFELRGSGKDKSKKRAADHTYALDEAKKKAGDESNALHSSDNATANATAIATANATANATANATANAAASAAPAEESQSVSSQEPTPIAASVESVSPLPLNPIITHVASQAPPQNQIVVVGSTLLVPPLVPLPDTGSSYYMIYQEPSTSAVRSAPTMAIVPVAVDLQTPQAQPADPTPEITEPRAKTEGQTIFREDFRQQMVKNLSLLCGGGVTEVVKDDEERSLPKPDEEPSTSERARSPRIFDELPSSSKSTDDFRRIAPALFNMAAVSHAAAAPSAPVDDDDDDCVITSAPPKKIIIRTKKIPAARVQFLMPSALAREPARHVSSFARGAAFALLRLDQRRPLWAPAGRLVLTDAAVACHHIRYDTSPGPAPRVAAAARPAPAAVGARRPAPRDRRHVSLLRLDRRRPLWAPAGRLVLTDAAVACHHIRYDTSPGPAPRVAAAARPAPAAVGARRPAPRDRRHVSLLRLDRRRPLWAPAGRLVLTDAAVACHHIRYDTSPGPAPRVAAAARPAPAAVGARRPAPRDRRHVSLLRLDRRRPLWAPAGRLVLTDAAVACHHIRYDTSPGPAPRVAAAARPAPAAVGARRPAPRDRRHVSLLRLDRRRPLWAPAGRLVLTDAAVACHHIRYDTSPGPAPRVAAAARPAPAAVGARRPAPRDRRHVSLLRLDRRRPLWAPAGRLVLTDAAVACHHIRYYVINCKTYNRPVPVHFEKARIKVRDFARAPDAPAPDASEPDTAAPDASAPDTSAPNKDTSVYAEDVLADSKLYKKLSCDLPVYASVLTALTDAASGMLLLEAGLALRLYSPTTDAVTTLDARERAIRCPHPALAQLLVNSFNELSPNPAWTVDPSVVM